A stretch of the Cellulomonas sp. WB94 genome encodes the following:
- a CDS encoding Maf family protein: protein MTRIVLASASPARLATLQSAGIDAIVAVSRVDEDAALAAARERFGAIEPADAVLLLAQAKVEDVAHSIADLAPDLADADDLIFLGCDSMLEIHGEIVGKPLDAADATARWRAMRGRSGVLHTGHWIIDDRLPVSDGGQGTAGTLGATSSTVVHFADLSDAEIDAYVATGEPLVVAGAFTIDGLGGAFVTAIEGDHHGVVGVSLPLLRELLGEVGVLVPDLWRH from the coding sequence GTGACCCGAATCGTCCTCGCCTCCGCCTCCCCCGCCCGCCTCGCGACCCTGCAGTCCGCCGGCATCGACGCGATCGTCGCGGTCTCGCGCGTCGACGAGGACGCAGCGCTCGCGGCCGCGCGTGAGCGGTTCGGCGCGATCGAGCCCGCCGACGCGGTGCTGCTGCTCGCGCAGGCCAAGGTCGAGGACGTCGCGCACTCGATCGCCGACCTCGCGCCCGACCTCGCCGACGCCGACGACCTGATCTTCCTCGGCTGCGACTCGATGCTCGAGATCCACGGCGAGATCGTGGGCAAGCCTCTCGATGCCGCCGACGCGACCGCGCGGTGGCGGGCGATGCGAGGCCGCAGCGGCGTGCTCCACACGGGGCACTGGATCATCGACGACCGCCTGCCGGTGAGCGACGGCGGCCAGGGGACGGCGGGGACCCTCGGCGCGACCTCGTCCACGGTGGTGCACTTCGCGGACCTGTCGGACGCCGAGATCGACGCGTACGTCGCGACGGGCGAGCCGCTCGTGGTCGCGGGCGCCTTCACGATCGACGGCCTCGGCGGAGCGTTCGTCACGGCGATCGAGGGAGACCACCACGGTGTCGTCGGGGTGAGCCTGCCGCTGCTGCGCGAGCTGCTCGGCGAGGTCGGCGTCCTGGTTCCGGACCTCTGGCGACACTGA